From the genome of Streptomyces sp. NBC_01260, one region includes:
- a CDS encoding anti-sigma factor, whose amino-acid sequence MSDAGLHTLTGAYALHALPETERREFERHLGDCEACSVEVRELSETATRLGLAVAATPSRDLRERVLREIATVRQESPSTGRRARSGGGTGRDGTGRAGRLSRFALAACLAAAAGFGGIAVWQHQEAQDARSDARAAQQRSRQVAEVISAPDARSDSATLSDGVKGTVVVSRSQDRAVFLASGLAQAPGGKVYQLWFDDGGTMRSAGLMQATGPSSTTYATLLDGPVDGATGMGITVEPAGGSKQPTSTPLALMKLPSA is encoded by the coding sequence ATGAGCGACGCCGGACTTCACACACTGACCGGGGCCTACGCCCTGCACGCGCTGCCGGAGACCGAACGCCGGGAGTTCGAACGCCACCTGGGCGACTGCGAGGCCTGCTCCGTGGAGGTACGGGAGCTGTCGGAGACGGCGACCCGGCTCGGCCTCGCGGTGGCGGCCACGCCCTCGCGGGACCTGCGTGAGCGGGTGCTGCGGGAGATCGCGACCGTACGCCAGGAGTCGCCGTCCACCGGCCGGCGGGCCCGTTCCGGCGGGGGCACCGGCCGGGACGGCACGGGCCGGGCCGGGCGGTTGTCGAGGTTCGCGCTGGCCGCCTGCCTCGCCGCGGCGGCCGGCTTCGGCGGCATCGCCGTCTGGCAGCACCAGGAGGCGCAGGACGCCCGGTCCGACGCCCGCGCCGCCCAGCAGCGGAGCCGGCAGGTGGCCGAGGTCATCTCGGCCCCCGACGCCCGGTCCGATTCGGCCACGCTGAGCGACGGGGTGAAGGGCACCGTGGTGGTCTCCAGGAGCCAGGACCGGGCCGTGTTCCTCGCCTCGGGGCTGGCGCAGGCACCCGGCGGCAAGGTCTACCAGCTGTGGTTCGACGACGGCGGCACGATGCGTTCCGCAGGGCTGATGCAGGCGACCGGCCCCTCGTCGACGACGTACGCGACCCTGCTCGACGGGCCGGTGGACGGCGCCACGGGCATGGGCATCACGGTCGAGCCGGCGGGCGGGTCGAAGCAGCCGACCTCCACTCCCCTGGCGCTGATGAAGCTGCCGTCGGCATGA
- a CDS encoding class I SAM-dependent methyltransferase encodes MAAPSPAALLPVPAPATDPERWPDVARPPRASRLRTAVAERLVRHALARLPLRARLAGQQDIGLGGPLMDVRDPAAFFRRIGVNGLIGFGESYMAGEWDSPDPVGVLTVLADQVATLIPQPLQRLRGLWAGRRPAEQRGTPEGARDNISHHYDLSNELFALFLDETLSYSSAVFRSFPADPEALPAAQHRKIDRLLDLAGVGPGTELLEIGTGWGELAIRAAARGARVVSVTLSAEQRDLARRRISEAGYQDRVDVRLCDYRSIHGQYDAVVSVEMIEAVGAEYWPVYFRTLEERLAPGGRIALQAITMPDDRMRASRTTFTWIHKYIFPGGLLPSVEAMAEVAAEHTGLRIDRCDDFGTHYAETLRLWRERFAERTAEVDALGFDATFRRMWTFYLAYSEAGFRSGYLHVRQLLLTRQETA; translated from the coding sequence GTGGCCGCCCCGTCCCCCGCCGCCTTGCTCCCGGTGCCCGCCCCGGCCACCGACCCCGAGCGCTGGCCCGATGTCGCCCGGCCGCCACGCGCGTCCCGGCTGCGGACCGCCGTCGCCGAACGGCTCGTCCGCCACGCGCTGGCCCGGCTCCCGCTCCGCGCCCGCCTCGCCGGACAGCAGGACATCGGCCTCGGCGGCCCCCTGATGGACGTCCGCGACCCCGCCGCCTTCTTCCGCAGAATCGGGGTGAACGGCCTGATCGGTTTCGGCGAGTCGTACATGGCGGGCGAATGGGACTCACCCGACCCGGTGGGCGTCCTGACGGTCCTCGCCGACCAGGTGGCGACGCTGATCCCGCAGCCCCTCCAGCGGCTGCGCGGACTGTGGGCAGGGCGCCGGCCCGCGGAGCAACGGGGCACACCCGAAGGCGCCCGGGACAACATCAGCCACCACTACGACCTGTCCAACGAGCTCTTCGCACTCTTCCTCGACGAGACCCTCAGCTACTCGTCCGCCGTCTTCCGCAGCTTTCCCGCGGACCCCGAGGCACTGCCCGCCGCCCAGCACCGCAAGATCGACCGGCTGCTCGACCTGGCCGGCGTCGGACCCGGCACCGAGCTCCTGGAGATCGGCACCGGCTGGGGAGAGCTGGCGATCCGGGCCGCCGCCCGCGGGGCCCGCGTCGTCTCCGTCACGCTCTCCGCCGAACAGCGGGACCTGGCCCGCCGCAGGATCAGCGAGGCCGGGTACCAGGACCGGGTCGACGTCCGGCTCTGCGACTACCGCAGCATTCACGGGCAGTACGACGCGGTGGTCAGCGTCGAGATGATCGAGGCGGTCGGCGCGGAGTACTGGCCGGTCTACTTCCGCACCCTGGAGGAGCGGCTGGCCCCCGGCGGCCGCATCGCCCTCCAGGCCATCACCATGCCGGACGACCGGATGCGCGCCTCCCGCACCACCTTCACCTGGATCCACAAGTACATCTTCCCCGGCGGACTCCTGCCGTCCGTCGAGGCCATGGCAGAGGTCGCGGCCGAGCACACCGGCCTGCGCATCGACCGCTGCGACGACTTCGGCACGCACTACGCCGAGACGCTGCGGCTGTGGCGGGAACGGTTCGCCGAGCGGACCGCGGAAGTCGACGCACTCGGCTTCGACGCGACCTTCCGCCGCATGTGGACCTTCTATCTGGCCTACTCCGAGGCGGGATTCCGCTCCGGCTACCTCCATGTGCGGCAACTGCTGCTGACCCGTCAGGAAACGGCGTGA
- a CDS encoding siderophore-interacting protein, with translation MAERPARQAPKAQGAQVLRTEQITPHMIRVVLGGDGLADFALSGYSDHYVKLCFAPEGAEYAHPFDMARIREEFPRELWPTTRTYTVRSWDPATREMAIDFVVHGDEGLAGPWAARAAAGDPVTFLGPGGGYGPDASADWHLLVGDESALPAIAAAMEQMPANAVVHAFIEVADGTEEQKIATPEGAEVNWLHRGDRPVGEALTAAVKELAFPAGEVQAFVHGEAGFVKDIRRHLRLDRGIPLPQLSISGYWRLGQNDDAWRSVKREWNAQVEREQENAA, from the coding sequence GTGGCAGAACGACCGGCGCGGCAGGCCCCCAAGGCACAGGGTGCGCAGGTCCTGCGCACCGAGCAGATCACCCCGCACATGATCCGGGTGGTGCTCGGCGGTGACGGTCTCGCGGATTTCGCGCTGTCCGGTTACAGCGATCACTACGTCAAGCTCTGCTTCGCCCCCGAGGGCGCCGAGTACGCGCACCCCTTCGACATGGCCCGCATCCGCGAGGAGTTCCCGCGCGAGCTGTGGCCCACCACCCGCACGTACACGGTGCGCTCCTGGGACCCGGCCACCCGGGAGATGGCCATCGACTTCGTGGTGCACGGCGACGAGGGCCTCGCGGGCCCGTGGGCGGCGCGCGCCGCGGCCGGTGACCCGGTGACCTTCCTGGGACCCGGCGGCGGTTACGGCCCGGACGCCTCGGCCGACTGGCATCTCCTGGTGGGCGACGAGAGCGCACTGCCGGCCATCGCCGCGGCGATGGAGCAGATGCCCGCCAACGCCGTGGTGCATGCCTTCATCGAGGTCGCGGACGGCACGGAGGAGCAGAAGATCGCGACGCCGGAGGGCGCCGAGGTGAACTGGCTGCACCGGGGCGACCGCCCGGTCGGTGAGGCACTCACCGCCGCCGTGAAGGAACTGGCGTTCCCGGCGGGCGAGGTGCAGGCGTTCGTCCACGGCGAGGCCGGCTTCGTCAAGGACATCCGCCGCCATCTGCGGCTGGACCGCGGCATCCCGCTGCCCCAGCTGTCGATCTCCGGCTACTGGCGCCTGGGCCAGAACGACGACGCCTGGCGCTCGGTCAAGCGCGAATGGAACGCACAGGTGGAGCGCGAGCAGGAGAACGCCGCGTAG
- a CDS encoding sigma-70 family RNA polymerase sigma factor — protein MKEAVHISGLASAGPDLQELLGMVARGDQDAFAQVYEAVCGPVLGLVRSVLRDPAQSEEVAQEVLVEVWRTAPRFQAARGSAMNWVLTLAHHRAVDRVRSVEATTAREHKAALLDRTPAFDEVTEQVESRLEREQVRRCMRTLSELQRESVTLAYYRGLTYREVGELLAVPLGTIKTRLRDGLIRLRDCLGVSS, from the coding sequence GTGAAAGAAGCCGTGCACATCAGCGGACTGGCCTCGGCCGGGCCCGACCTCCAGGAGCTCCTGGGAATGGTCGCCCGGGGTGATCAGGACGCTTTCGCTCAGGTGTACGAAGCGGTCTGCGGTCCGGTGCTCGGGCTGGTGAGAAGCGTCCTGCGCGACCCCGCCCAGTCGGAGGAGGTCGCACAGGAGGTGCTGGTGGAGGTGTGGCGCACCGCGCCGCGCTTCCAGGCGGCCCGCGGCAGTGCCATGAACTGGGTGCTGACCCTGGCCCACCACCGGGCCGTGGACCGGGTGCGCTCGGTGGAGGCGACGACGGCCCGTGAGCACAAGGCCGCGCTGCTCGACCGCACCCCCGCCTTCGACGAAGTCACCGAACAGGTCGAGAGCCGGCTGGAGCGGGAGCAGGTCCGCCGCTGCATGCGGACCCTCTCGGAGCTGCAACGGGAGTCCGTCACGCTGGCGTACTACCGCGGACTGACCTATCGCGAGGTAGGGGAACTGCTGGCGGTGCCGCTCGGAACGATCAAGACTCGACTGCGCGACGGACTGATCCGGCTGCGCGACTGCCTCGGGGTGAGCTCATGA
- a CDS encoding molybdopterin-dependent oxidoreductase gives MRAAFAALSGLIAGFSALAVAELVAAVIRPEAGPITAVGGAVIDRTPPALKDFAVRNFGTNDKLVLELGILVLLAGFAVVVGVLALRHRVTGSAAVLVFGVVGAVAAVGRPEGRLADALPSVVGAVLAAGVLYLLVGRLAPAPGPSPAAGGRGGEPSSGTFDRRGFVIAASAAAAASAGAGLLGRRLTSAVQAGATASRHDLVLPVPASAAPAVPAGADLKIRGLGSFITPNKSFYRVDTALVVPRIDANDWRLRIHGKGVERPVTLSFKDLLRREIIERDITLTCVSNEVGGPYVGNARWIGVRLADLLREAGVKPPSRGGPANQIITRSVDGMTIGTPVETVMDGRDAMLALGMNGEPLPFDHGFPVRMVVPGLYGYVSACKWMKDIELTTFDDYDAYWVKRSWSQQAPIKTESRIDTPRPFASPKPGTIPVAGVAWAQHRGISRVEVRVDGGPWHPARLAAEDSRDTWRQWVWEWPATSGNHTLEVRATDRTGATQTDQRVGTVPNGATGWHSVVVNVS, from the coding sequence GTGCGTGCTGCTTTCGCCGCGCTCAGCGGTCTGATCGCCGGGTTCAGCGCGCTGGCCGTCGCCGAGCTGGTGGCGGCGGTCATCCGTCCCGAGGCGGGTCCGATCACGGCGGTGGGAGGGGCGGTCATCGACCGCACTCCCCCGGCGCTGAAGGACTTCGCCGTCCGGAATTTCGGCACGAACGACAAGCTGGTCCTGGAGCTGGGCATCCTGGTTCTCCTGGCGGGCTTCGCCGTGGTGGTCGGAGTGCTGGCGCTGCGGCACCGGGTGACCGGCTCGGCTGCCGTACTGGTCTTCGGCGTGGTCGGGGCAGTCGCCGCGGTCGGCCGGCCGGAAGGCCGGCTCGCCGACGCACTGCCCTCGGTGGTGGGTGCCGTACTGGCCGCGGGAGTGCTGTACCTCCTGGTCGGACGGCTCGCACCGGCTCCCGGTCCCTCCCCCGCGGCTGGCGGGAGGGGCGGGGAGCCCTCATCCGGCACCTTCGACCGGCGGGGCTTCGTCATCGCGGCGAGCGCCGCGGCGGCGGCCTCGGCCGGCGCCGGTCTGCTGGGGCGGCGGCTCACCTCCGCCGTTCAGGCCGGGGCCACCGCCTCACGGCACGACCTGGTGCTGCCCGTGCCCGCATCGGCGGCGCCGGCCGTACCGGCGGGAGCCGATCTGAAGATCCGGGGGCTGGGCTCCTTCATCACACCGAACAAGAGCTTCTACCGGGTGGACACGGCCCTGGTCGTCCCGCGCATCGACGCGAACGACTGGAGGCTGAGGATCCACGGCAAGGGCGTGGAACGCCCGGTGACGCTCAGCTTCAAGGACCTGTTGCGCCGCGAGATCATCGAGCGCGACATCACCCTGACCTGTGTGTCCAACGAGGTGGGCGGACCGTATGTCGGCAACGCCCGGTGGATCGGCGTGCGGCTGGCCGATCTGCTGCGCGAGGCGGGGGTGAAGCCGCCGTCCCGCGGCGGCCCCGCCAACCAGATCATCACGCGCTCGGTGGACGGCATGACCATCGGCACCCCGGTCGAGACCGTCATGGACGGTCGCGACGCGATGCTCGCCCTCGGCATGAACGGTGAACCGCTGCCCTTCGACCACGGCTTCCCGGTCCGGATGGTCGTTCCCGGCCTGTACGGATACGTGTCGGCCTGCAAATGGATGAAGGACATCGAGCTCACCACGTTCGACGACTACGACGCCTACTGGGTCAAGCGGTCCTGGTCCCAGCAGGCTCCCATCAAGACCGAGTCCCGGATCGACACCCCCCGCCCGTTCGCCTCCCCGAAGCCCGGCACGATCCCGGTCGCCGGGGTCGCCTGGGCCCAGCACCGCGGGATCTCGCGGGTCGAGGTCCGGGTGGACGGCGGTCCGTGGCACCCCGCGCGGCTGGCGGCCGAGGACAGCCGGGACACCTGGCGCCAGTGGGTGTGGGAGTGGCCGGCCACCTCCGGCAACCACACCCTTGAGGTCCGCGCGACGGACCGTACCGGCGCCACCCAGACCGACCAACGGGTCGGCACCGTGCCCAACGGGGCGACCGGCTGGCACTCGGTGGTGGTCAACGTGTCCTGA
- a CDS encoding DUF1295 domain-containing protein, which translates to MNGFGWAAFAEGLAPSAGAALAVLLGTFVVALYRGVHRVVDTAWGLGFTAVALVSYAMSAGGGGDGTRRLLVTVLTAVWGLRLAWHIARRGRGHGEDPRYEAMLAKAPGSPALYALRKVYLLQGALVWLISLPVQAAGYVMGPAGAWAWAGAALWAVGLGFEAVGDHQLARFKADPANRGRIMDRGLWSWTRHPNYFGDFCVWWGLFLIVCEAPAAAAATVVAPALMSFLLIGGSGKALLERHMAQRPGFAAYTARTSGFFPRPPRRG; encoded by the coding sequence GTGAACGGCTTCGGATGGGCGGCGTTCGCCGAGGGCCTCGCGCCCAGTGCGGGCGCCGCCCTCGCCGTCCTGCTCGGCACGTTCGTCGTCGCTCTGTACAGGGGCGTGCACCGGGTCGTGGACACCGCCTGGGGCCTGGGGTTCACGGCCGTCGCACTCGTCTCCTACGCGATGTCGGCCGGCGGCGGGGGAGACGGCACCCGACGGCTTCTGGTCACCGTGCTGACGGCGGTGTGGGGGCTGCGCCTGGCCTGGCACATCGCCCGGCGGGGAAGGGGCCACGGCGAGGACCCACGCTACGAGGCGATGCTGGCCAAGGCGCCGGGGAGCCCCGCGCTGTACGCCCTGCGGAAGGTGTACCTGCTCCAGGGGGCCCTGGTCTGGCTGATCTCACTGCCGGTGCAGGCGGCCGGGTACGTCATGGGGCCGGCCGGAGCCTGGGCCTGGGCCGGTGCCGCGCTCTGGGCGGTCGGACTCGGCTTCGAGGCGGTGGGGGACCACCAGCTGGCCCGGTTCAAGGCGGATCCGGCCAACCGCGGGCGGATCATGGACCGGGGGCTGTGGTCCTGGACCCGGCATCCGAACTACTTCGGCGATTTCTGCGTGTGGTGGGGCCTGTTCCTGATCGTCTGCGAGGCTCCGGCGGCTGCCGCGGCCACGGTCGTGGCGCCCGCGCTGATGAGCTTTCTGCTCATCGGCGGCAGCGGAAAGGCCCTGCTGGAACGGCATATGGCCCAGCGCCCCGGCTTCGCCGCGTACACCGCCAGGACCAGCGGCTTCTTCCCCCGGCCGCCGCGCCGGGGCTGA
- a CDS encoding PadR family transcriptional regulator, with the protein MAKRRKLSNPLALTVMLLAERSMHPYEIAQTLRRRGKQHSVKINFGSLYTVVQNLEKHGYVEVTGVQRQGNRPERTLYGITEAGRAEMLDWLSDLIAVPAAEFPVFDTALSLLPVLPPDEVAELLSDREQALAVQSAALRGVLGRLGDALPRVFVVETEYQVHMIEAQLAWIRGFRKELGDATISGIEEWKSFHETGEVPQGWQDLDEQEIVLDPERTR; encoded by the coding sequence GTGGCCAAGCGGCGCAAGCTCAGCAATCCTCTGGCCCTCACGGTGATGCTGCTCGCCGAGCGGTCCATGCACCCGTACGAGATCGCCCAGACCCTGCGCCGTCGCGGCAAGCAGCACAGCGTCAAGATCAATTTCGGTTCGCTCTACACCGTGGTCCAGAACCTGGAGAAGCACGGCTACGTGGAGGTCACGGGCGTACAGCGGCAGGGCAACCGCCCCGAGCGCACGCTCTACGGCATCACGGAGGCCGGGCGGGCCGAGATGCTGGACTGGCTGTCCGACCTGATCGCGGTCCCGGCCGCCGAGTTCCCCGTCTTCGACACGGCTCTGTCGCTGCTTCCCGTCCTGCCGCCGGACGAGGTGGCCGAGCTCCTCTCGGACCGGGAGCAGGCGCTGGCCGTGCAGTCGGCGGCGCTCCGGGGGGTGCTCGGCCGGCTGGGCGACGCCCTTCCCCGGGTCTTCGTCGTGGAGACCGAGTACCAGGTCCACATGATCGAGGCGCAGCTCGCATGGATCAGGGGTTTCCGCAAGGAGCTCGGTGACGCCACCATCAGCGGCATCGAGGAGTGGAAGTCCTTCCATGAGACCGGCGAGGTCCCGCAGGGCTGGCAGGACCTGGACGAGCAGGAGATCGTCCTCGACCCCGAACGCACGAGGTGA
- a CDS encoding SAM-dependent methyltransferase → MTLTGKQATTGAAQRLEPLVEQLLGGTLPVRVRMWDGSETGAADGPLVHVRSRRALRRLLWAPGELGLAEAYITGDVEVEGDLAEGLRAMRHAVRERGLRPPRPGIGDRLRAAGTALRLGAVGPRPPVPAARAGLHGVLHSKSRDRAAISHHYDLSNAFYALLLDETMAYSCGYWTSDAPGYGPADAQRDKLELICRKLDLRPGARLLDIGCGWGSLTLYAAQRHGVRVTAVTLAREQAAHVRAQVAERNLGDLVEVRCCDYRDIDRAPGHEGGYDAVSTVEMGEHVGDAEYPAFTATLHAMVRPRGRVLVQQMSRGRDAPGGGAFVESYIAPDMHMRPLGETVALLESAGLEVRDVEALREHYVRTVEAWRRTLERNQREFVDLVGEETVRVWRLYLAGGALAFEERRMGVDQILSVRPEETGAAAMPATRRGWYAQPAAEPVVRDGATAGGTG, encoded by the coding sequence ATGACACTTACCGGCAAGCAGGCCACGACCGGCGCGGCCCAGCGACTGGAACCCCTCGTCGAGCAACTGCTCGGCGGCACGCTCCCGGTCAGGGTACGGATGTGGGACGGCAGCGAGACCGGGGCCGCAGACGGCCCTCTGGTCCACGTCCGGTCCCGGCGGGCGCTGCGCCGGCTGCTCTGGGCGCCGGGCGAACTCGGCCTCGCCGAGGCGTACATCACCGGTGACGTGGAGGTCGAGGGAGACCTGGCCGAAGGGCTGCGGGCGATGCGTCACGCCGTACGCGAGCGCGGGCTGCGCCCGCCGCGTCCCGGCATCGGCGACCGGCTGCGGGCCGCCGGCACCGCACTGCGCCTGGGCGCGGTGGGGCCCCGGCCGCCGGTTCCCGCCGCCCGCGCGGGACTCCACGGCGTCCTGCACAGCAAGTCCCGCGACCGGGCCGCCATCAGCCACCACTACGACCTCTCCAACGCCTTCTACGCCCTGCTCCTCGACGAGACGATGGCCTACTCCTGCGGCTACTGGACCAGCGACGCCCCCGGTTACGGACCCGCCGACGCCCAGCGCGACAAGCTCGAACTGATCTGCCGCAAGCTGGACCTGCGCCCCGGAGCCCGCCTGCTCGACATCGGCTGCGGCTGGGGATCGCTGACCCTGTACGCCGCACAGCGGCACGGAGTCCGGGTCACCGCCGTCACCCTCGCCCGGGAACAGGCCGCCCACGTCCGCGCACAGGTGGCCGAACGGAACCTGGGCGACCTGGTCGAGGTCCGCTGCTGCGACTACCGGGACATCGACCGGGCACCGGGGCACGAGGGCGGTTACGACGCGGTGTCCACCGTCGAGATGGGCGAGCACGTGGGGGACGCGGAGTACCCCGCCTTCACCGCGACCCTGCACGCCATGGTCCGACCGCGCGGGCGGGTGCTGGTCCAGCAGATGTCCCGGGGCCGCGACGCACCGGGCGGCGGCGCGTTCGTCGAGTCGTACATCGCGCCCGACATGCACATGCGCCCGCTCGGGGAGACGGTCGCACTGCTGGAGAGCGCCGGACTCGAAGTACGTGACGTCGAGGCGCTGCGCGAGCACTACGTCCGGACCGTCGAGGCGTGGCGGCGCACTCTGGAGCGGAACCAGCGGGAGTTCGTGGACCTGGTCGGGGAGGAGACCGTACGGGTGTGGCGGCTCTACCTGGCCGGTGGCGCCCTCGCCTTCGAGGAGCGGCGGATGGGCGTGGACCAGATCCTCTCCGTACGGCCGGAGGAGACCGGTGCGGCCGCGATGCCCGCCACCCGGCGCGGCTGGTACGCGCAACCGGCGGCGGAACCGGTCGTCCGCGACGGCGCGACGGCCGGGGGCACCGGGTGA
- a CDS encoding DUF1365 domain-containing protein, translating into MVNALYPCTIAHVRSAPVKYAFRHRTYLWLIDPDRPPPLPAALRLLAGFDPRDHFGGTAPTIRAGLSRFLAANGIDLADATVQMLTQARVFGHVFNPLTVYWCRRADGTPLCTVAEVHNTYGERHCYLLHPDAGGRASTGKEFYVSPFFGVDGAYRMRLPEPGPRLELAVHLERAGMRPLTATVRGVRRPVTPRVLLRLALRHPWSTAVVSVAIRLHGIRLLLRGLPVRPRPRHTAQEGMQ; encoded by the coding sequence CTGGTGAACGCCCTCTACCCCTGCACCATCGCCCATGTGCGGTCGGCCCCCGTCAAGTACGCCTTCCGGCACCGCACCTACCTGTGGCTGATCGACCCGGACAGGCCGCCGCCGCTGCCCGCCGCCCTGCGTCTCCTGGCCGGTTTCGACCCGCGCGACCACTTCGGCGGCACGGCCCCGACCATCCGGGCCGGCCTGAGCCGGTTCCTGGCAGCGAACGGCATCGACCTCGCCGACGCGACCGTGCAGATGCTCACCCAGGCCCGGGTGTTCGGCCACGTCTTCAACCCGCTGACCGTCTACTGGTGCCGCCGCGCCGACGGCACCCCGCTCTGCACGGTCGCCGAGGTGCACAACACCTACGGCGAACGCCACTGCTACCTGCTGCATCCGGATGCCGGCGGGCGGGCCTCCACCGGCAAGGAGTTCTACGTGTCGCCGTTCTTCGGCGTCGACGGCGCCTACCGGATGCGGCTCCCCGAACCCGGACCCCGGCTCGAACTGGCGGTGCACCTGGAACGGGCCGGTATGCGGCCCCTCACCGCCACCGTGCGCGGCGTGCGACGCCCGGTGACCCCGCGCGTACTGCTCCGGCTGGCGCTGCGCCACCCCTGGTCCACAGCCGTCGTCTCGGTCGCCATCCGGCTGCACGGAATCCGCCTCCTGCTGCGCGGACTGCCCGTGCGGCCCCGTCCCCGCCACACCGCTCAGGAAGGAATGCAGTGA
- a CDS encoding NAD(P)/FAD-dependent oxidoreductase, translating into MTGMRRRTAVVGSGVAGLTAAHVLRTARDVTLFEADDRVGGHAHTHELPASDGRVHHVDSGFIVHNQRTYPHLLRLFAELGVATQESEMSMSVRCEGCALEYAGARGPAGLLARPQAARDPAYLRMLAAVPRFHRSARRLLADGGPGADTMTLGEFAARGRFSPYFTAHFLTPLVSAVWSCDPVTAMRYPARHLFRFLDHHGLLSVGGSPVWRTVTGGSGAYVERVTKQLGAVRTATPVRAVRRHPDGVEITTADDTTEQFDSVVIATHPDQALRLLADPTDEERDTLGAFRYSRNPTLLHTDTRLLPRARGARASWNYLMPSCTASPDHVTVSYDMNRLQRLDAPETFVVTLNGADRVAPGLVRARMVYEHPVYTPESVAAQARLPALSGPLTAYAGAYHGWGFHEDGCRSGAAAARALGVDW; encoded by the coding sequence ATGACAGGGATGCGGCGACGGACAGCCGTGGTGGGGAGCGGGGTGGCGGGGCTGACCGCCGCCCACGTGCTGCGGACGGCCCGCGACGTGACGCTGTTCGAGGCGGACGACCGGGTGGGCGGACACGCGCACACCCACGAGCTCCCCGCGTCGGACGGCCGCGTCCACCACGTGGACTCCGGGTTCATCGTGCACAACCAGCGCACCTACCCGCATCTGCTGCGGCTCTTCGCGGAACTCGGCGTCGCCACGCAGGAGTCGGAGATGAGCATGTCCGTGCGGTGCGAGGGCTGCGCACTGGAGTACGCGGGCGCCCGCGGCCCGGCGGGCCTCCTGGCCCGGCCGCAGGCCGCCCGCGATCCGGCCTATCTGCGGATGCTGGCGGCGGTGCCCCGCTTCCACCGGTCCGCCCGGCGCCTCCTGGCGGACGGCGGACCCGGCGCGGACACCATGACGCTCGGCGAGTTCGCCGCCCGCGGCCGCTTCTCCCCGTACTTCACCGCCCACTTCCTGACCCCCCTCGTCTCCGCCGTCTGGTCCTGCGACCCGGTGACCGCGATGCGCTACCCGGCCCGCCACCTCTTCCGCTTCCTCGACCACCACGGGCTGCTCTCGGTCGGCGGCTCCCCGGTGTGGCGGACCGTCACCGGCGGATCGGGCGCCTACGTCGAACGGGTCACCAAACAGCTCGGCGCCGTCCGCACCGCGACCCCGGTGCGGGCCGTGCGCCGCCACCCGGACGGCGTGGAGATCACTACCGCGGACGACACCACCGAGCAGTTCGACTCCGTCGTCATCGCCACCCACCCCGACCAGGCGCTGCGGCTGCTCGCCGACCCCACGGACGAGGAACGCGACACCCTCGGCGCGTTCCGCTACTCCCGCAACCCCACGCTCCTGCACACCGACACCCGGCTGCTGCCGCGGGCCCGCGGTGCCCGCGCCTCCTGGAACTACCTGATGCCGTCCTGCACCGCGAGCCCCGACCACGTCACCGTCAGCTACGACATGAACCGGCTCCAGCGGCTCGACGCCCCCGAGACCTTCGTCGTCACGCTGAACGGCGCCGACCGTGTCGCCCCCGGCCTGGTCCGCGCCCGCATGGTGTACGAACACCCCGTCTACACCCCGGAGTCGGTGGCCGCGCAGGCCCGGCTGCCCGCCCTGTCCGGCCCGCTCACCGCCTACGCGGGGGCGTACCACGGCTGGGGATTCCACGAGGACGGCTGCCGCTCGGGGGCGGCCGCCGCCAGAGCCCTGGGGGTGGACTGGTGA